From the genome of Pseudomonas sp. WJP1:
AGCCTCACCCACCGTCTGCTGGCGTTCTCCCGTCGCCAATCGCTTGATTCCAAGCCCGTGGACATGAACAACCTGGTGGTCTCCATGGGCGAGCTGTTGCAACGCAGCATCAATGAAAGCATCGACCTGGACATGCAGTTGAACGAGCAGCTGTGGGTCGCCGAAGCCGACCCTAACCAACTGGAAAGCGCCCTGCTCAACCTGGTCATCAATGCCCGCGACGCCATGCCTGATGGTGGAAAGCTGCTGGTGCAAACCTCGAACCGCAAGCTGGACGCCGATTTCACCAGGCCCCACGGAAACCTTGAGCCTGGCGACTACGTAGTACTGAGCGTCACCGACAATGGCTGCGGCATGCCGCAAAGCACGATCAATCGAGCTTTCGACCCGTTTTTTACCACCAAACCCATCGGCCAAGGCACCGGCTTGGGCTTATCGATGATCTATGGCTTCAGCAAGCAATCGGGCGGGCATGTCGCGATTCAAAGCGAAGTCGGCCAAGGCACCACCGTGAACCTGTATTTGCCGCGTTTTGGCGGCGACCTGCCCCAGGACAAGCCGATCGACGTCGAACATGCGCCTTACGCGCAAAATGGCGAGACCGTGCTGATCGTCGAGGACGATCCTGCGGTACGGTTATTGGTCAGCAACGTGCTGGGGGACCTGGGGTATGCCTTTGTCGAGGCCAGCGATGCCGACAGTGCGATGCCGATCCTCGACTCGACCCAACGCATCGACCTGCTGATCAGCGACGTCGGCCTGCCCGGCATGAATGGTCGGCAACTGGCGGAAATCGGCCGGCAACTGCGGCCTCAGCTGAGGGTCTTGTTCATCACCGGTTATGCCGAACATGCGGCGGTGCGCGGCGGGTTCCTGGATCCGGGCATGCAGATGATCACCAAGCCGTTTACCTTCGATCTTTTGACGGCCAAGGTGCAGGAGATGATTCGCGTGTAGGAGCTGCCGCAGGTCGCGGCAGTTCCCACCGGGTCAGGACAGCATTTCCTGCATCAGTTCCTGCAACTTGTCCAGATCGAATGGCTTTTCCAGAATCGGCGCCTTGCGGGTGATCGGACTGTCCGTCTCGCGGATTTCCTGGGCGTAGCCGCTGATGAAAATCACCTTGAGCTCAGGCCGCAATTTCACCGCGGGCTCGGCGATCTGGACGCCAGAGATCCCGCCGGGCAGGCGGAAGTCGGTGATCATCATGTCCAGGTGGGGTTTGCTGGCGAGGATTTCGAAGGC
Proteins encoded in this window:
- a CDS encoding ATP-binding protein yields the protein MTVNDATSERAIILAPLGRDSQIALTLLNEAGFGGVVSKDLAGLCHELQQGAGLLLMSSEALLRSDLEPLLGLIEQQPAWSDLPIVLLTHHGGPEHNPASRFGPLLGNVTFLERPFHPETLISMVTAALRGRRRQYEARDRLVDLSMSELRLQNTLETLEQQVEERTAQLRHNEEVLRQSQKMEAVGQLTGGIAHDFNNMLTGIIGSLELLRRRLARGRTEDLDSLIDLGVTSANRAASLTHRLLAFSRRQSLDSKPVDMNNLVVSMGELLQRSINESIDLDMQLNEQLWVAEADPNQLESALLNLVINARDAMPDGGKLLVQTSNRKLDADFTRPHGNLEPGDYVVLSVTDNGCGMPQSTINRAFDPFFTTKPIGQGTGLGLSMIYGFSKQSGGHVAIQSEVGQGTTVNLYLPRFGGDLPQDKPIDVEHAPYAQNGETVLIVEDDPAVRLLVSNVLGDLGYAFVEASDADSAMPILDSTQRIDLLISDVGLPGMNGRQLAEIGRQLRPQLRVLFITGYAEHAAVRGGFLDPGMQMITKPFTFDLLTAKVQEMIRV
- a CDS encoding response regulator: MSEDAQDVVLVVEDDPSILMVLSAYLSGEGYRVLQAENGEQAFEILASKPHLDMMITDFRLPGGISGVQIAEPAVKLRPELKVIFISGYAQEIRETDSPITRKAPILEKPFDLDKLQELMQEMLS